Proteins from one Leptospira bourretii genomic window:
- a CDS encoding 5-(carboxyamino)imidazole ribonucleotide synthase, with protein MKIGVLGSGQLGQMMCLEALPLGYDFYCYSPDKESPCMRVGAFSTVASYDSLSDLKEFLSKVNVLSFEFENIPKTTLEFLESESKQTPIYPLPKALLIAQDRFLEKTHFRKLGFRTAEFFHLTKDSSNQKVSIGFPWIIKTLRFGYDGKGQVKIQDESQYKKFLETAFRNENEEYLVEEVIKFQKEISIILTRFQNGEIVCYGAVENEHKNHILDLSIYPARIPAGLNLEAIEMASKLAESIGYIGTIGVEFFLKDNHLYLNEFAPRPHNTGHFTQDCQSFSQFHLHVSAITGNHPPTDVRPKPTLMKNILGNQYEESLKIARTLLKDDRYQLHLYGKKEAKIGRKMGHMNFKGNLEEVNPLFHDL; from the coding sequence ATGAAAATTGGTGTTTTAGGATCGGGTCAGTTGGGCCAAATGATGTGTTTAGAAGCTCTTCCCCTTGGTTATGATTTTTACTGTTATTCTCCAGATAAAGAATCACCTTGTATGCGTGTTGGGGCTTTTTCAACCGTTGCATCCTATGATTCACTTTCTGATTTAAAAGAATTTCTTTCAAAAGTAAACGTTCTGAGTTTTGAATTTGAAAACATTCCCAAAACCACCTTAGAATTTTTGGAATCGGAATCAAAACAAACCCCTATTTATCCACTACCGAAAGCTTTGCTCATTGCCCAAGACAGGTTTTTGGAAAAAACACATTTTAGAAAATTGGGATTTAGAACTGCTGAGTTTTTTCATCTCACAAAAGATAGTTCTAATCAAAAAGTTTCAATTGGTTTTCCTTGGATCATTAAAACCTTACGTTTTGGATACGATGGGAAAGGACAGGTGAAAATCCAAGATGAAAGCCAATACAAAAAGTTTTTAGAAACTGCCTTTCGAAATGAAAACGAAGAATACTTAGTTGAAGAAGTAATTAAGTTTCAAAAAGAAATCAGCATCATCCTCACTCGGTTTCAAAATGGCGAAATTGTTTGTTATGGTGCTGTTGAAAACGAACACAAAAATCATATTCTGGATCTTTCAATTTATCCAGCAAGAATTCCCGCTGGGCTTAATTTAGAAGCCATCGAAATGGCCTCAAAATTAGCGGAATCCATCGGTTATATTGGAACCATTGGGGTAGAATTTTTTCTCAAAGACAATCATTTGTATCTCAATGAATTTGCTCCTAGACCACATAATACTGGACATTTTACACAGGATTGCCAAAGTTTTTCTCAATTCCATTTGCATGTTTCTGCCATCACTGGGAATCATCCCCCAACAGATGTTAGGCCAAAACCAACCTTAATGAAAAATATTTTGGGTAATCAATATGAGGAAAGCCTAAAGATTGCTCGTACACTTCTAAAAGATGATAGATACCAGTTACATCTTTATGGAAAAAAGGAAGCGAAAATCGGAAGGAAAATGGGACATATGAACTTTAAAGGAAATTTAGAGGAAGTAAATCCCCTGTTCCACGATTTATAA
- the murC gene encoding UDP-N-acetylmuramate--L-alanine ligase, whose product MKGPILFLGIGGSGMSSLAHMALDLNLPVLGYDQKKTDTTAYLEQRGALIQNEISKIPLDGIEMVVYSSAINDKHKQVFDEIREKQISLKHRSEFMHLLVSNQRSISVAGSHGKTSTTTMVSQILSEQGMDPTIMIGGDTSLLEKRGGKIGKGSFAVYESDESDGSFLKHKASIRLLTNIDNDHLDYYKTRDRLEDAFFEYMAFGVEGDLVLFANDPGIRDVLTHKTKEIFFHPNFHLYLCLEKKELEKEWFRKLQSKLGNQLVSIVYEIKDGVLEFQFPEPKKYFLQLPYPGVHYLTNGLVALTGAYVTGILPEISVEILSRYIGVKRRQETLGTWNEVTIMDDYGHHPTEIAMVICSLTNQLKSTGKLVVVFQPHRYTRTQLLLEDLAKSLACADNLFLLPIYSAGETPIPGISHQSFLPFLNSENTELLSGEIESDLTSIKHKLNKGDILLCLGAGNVRDWGLSLLKTNE is encoded by the coding sequence ATGAAAGGTCCGATTTTATTTTTAGGAATTGGTGGGAGTGGGATGTCGAGTCTTGCTCATATGGCTCTTGATTTAAACCTTCCTGTTTTGGGATATGATCAAAAAAAAACAGATACCACTGCTTACTTAGAACAACGAGGGGCTCTGATACAAAATGAGATTTCTAAAATTCCCCTAGATGGAATAGAAATGGTAGTTTATAGTTCCGCTATCAATGACAAACACAAACAAGTGTTTGATGAAATTAGAGAAAAACAAATTTCTTTAAAACATAGATCTGAATTTATGCACCTGCTTGTTTCGAACCAGAGATCAATTTCTGTTGCAGGTAGCCACGGCAAAACTTCAACAACAACGATGGTTTCCCAAATCCTTTCCGAACAGGGAATGGATCCTACCATTATGATTGGTGGAGATACAAGCCTTCTTGAAAAAAGAGGAGGAAAAATAGGGAAAGGAAGTTTTGCTGTTTACGAATCAGATGAATCTGATGGAAGTTTTTTGAAACACAAAGCTTCTATTCGTTTATTAACAAATATTGATAACGATCACTTGGATTATTACAAAACAAGAGATCGTTTGGAAGATGCTTTTTTTGAATATATGGCCTTTGGAGTGGAAGGGGACCTTGTTTTATTTGCAAATGATCCAGGGATTCGGGATGTACTGACTCATAAAACAAAGGAAATTTTCTTTCATCCAAATTTCCATCTGTATCTTTGTCTGGAGAAAAAAGAATTAGAGAAAGAATGGTTTCGAAAACTGCAATCAAAACTCGGCAATCAATTGGTTTCGATTGTTTATGAAATCAAAGATGGCGTTTTAGAATTTCAATTTCCCGAGCCTAAGAAGTATTTTCTGCAACTTCCATATCCGGGTGTTCATTATTTGACAAATGGGCTTGTCGCCTTAACAGGTGCCTATGTAACAGGGATTCTACCAGAAATTTCAGTGGAAATCCTTTCTCGTTATATCGGTGTAAAACGAAGACAGGAAACTTTGGGAACTTGGAACGAAGTGACGATTATGGATGATTATGGTCACCATCCAACAGAAATTGCAATGGTCATTTGTTCCCTAACGAACCAATTGAAATCAACCGGTAAACTTGTGGTAGTTTTCCAACCACATCGATACACTCGGACTCAATTGTTATTAGAAGATTTGGCTAAGTCTTTGGCTTGTGCAGATAATCTTTTTTTACTTCCAATTTATTCTGCTGGGGAAACTCCAATTCCCGGAATCAGCCACCAATCTTTTTTACCATTCCTAAATTCCGAAAACACTGAATTGTTAAGTGGAGAAATCGAATCCGATTTAACTTCCATCAAACATAAATTAAACAAAGGAGACATTCTACTTTGTTTGGGTGCTGGTAATGTTCGAGACTGGGGGCTTAGTTTACTAAAAACCAATGAATGA
- a CDS encoding UDP-N-acetylglucosamine--N-acetylmuramyl-(pentapeptide) pyrophosphoryl-undecaprenol N-acetylglucosamine transferase, translating to MSGSVLIAAGGTGGHISPGVALAEVLAEKLSSFGFDAVYLHSLVRNKDNPDLLNPPCEVLWHNVPQLGGLKTIIYPLLFLFPFLKTIILFNRLKVKAVIGMGGYSSLPAILYAILFRKHLYLCEQNCVPGKITRIFAKFSQKIAFSFPLAEGYGIKGKIIGNPVRRRVIPEHLNIRQNENLHEGKKNTVNVLVLGGSQGARQLNQMILKTMENPEISSKYKFRLLTGTSLYEETKSKSVGDAEIISYANDMKPNYEWANIVVARSGAGVLAECLVFGLPMILIPYPYAADNHQKENANYIESQGAGVSIHSTSDDPTRLVQILLGWKDHSEILREMGHVSLALSNVNAAYQTVSYFFTEHN from the coding sequence ATGAGTGGATCTGTTCTAATTGCTGCCGGTGGAACCGGTGGTCATATTTCTCCTGGTGTTGCGCTCGCAGAAGTATTGGCTGAAAAACTTTCTTCCTTTGGGTTTGATGCGGTGTATTTGCATTCTCTTGTCCGAAATAAAGACAACCCAGATTTACTCAATCCTCCTTGTGAAGTCCTTTGGCATAATGTACCGCAGTTAGGTGGTCTAAAAACAATTATTTATCCTCTTTTGTTCTTATTTCCCTTTTTAAAAACCATTATTCTATTCAATCGATTAAAAGTAAAAGCTGTGATTGGGATGGGGGGGTATTCTAGTCTTCCTGCAATCCTATATGCGATTTTATTTCGTAAACATTTATACCTTTGTGAACAAAATTGTGTACCGGGAAAAATCACTCGGATTTTTGCTAAGTTTTCTCAAAAAATTGCATTTAGTTTTCCTTTAGCGGAAGGTTACGGCATTAAGGGAAAAATCATCGGTAATCCTGTTCGAAGAAGAGTGATTCCCGAACACCTCAATATAAGACAAAATGAAAATCTTCATGAAGGCAAAAAGAATACAGTAAATGTTTTGGTGCTTGGTGGATCACAAGGTGCAAGGCAACTCAACCAAATGATTCTGAAAACAATGGAGAATCCAGAAATTTCATCAAAATATAAATTCAGACTTCTCACTGGGACTTCTCTATATGAGGAAACAAAATCAAAATCAGTCGGTGACGCAGAAATCATTTCTTACGCCAATGATATGAAACCAAACTATGAGTGGGCAAACATCGTTGTGGCAAGATCTGGTGCCGGTGTTCTTGCTGAATGTTTGGTGTTTGGATTGCCAATGATCCTTATTCCTTATCCCTACGCTGCAGACAACCACCAAAAGGAAAATGCAAATTATATAGAATCACAAGGTGCTGGTGTGAGCATTCATTCCACTTCGGATGACCCAACAAGACTTGTACAGATTTTACTTGGATGGAAAGACCATTCTGAAATCCTTCGTGAGATGGGACATGTATCCTTGGCATTGTCAAATGTCAATGCAGCCTACCAAACAGTTTCATATTTTTTTACTGAACATAACTGA
- a CDS encoding FtsW/RodA/SpoVE family cell cycle protein: MQIFRNIQNLFRFGTSRFDGPVLYGIFLLFGMGIVIMYSASVIPAEREFSDPNYYLNKQLLWGGIGIFTFLVFSQIPYQFLVRWSFLFSVLSLLLLISVFIPGLGKSVGTSYGRSFNRWIQIGGVQIQPSEFSKISILLFSSYFFYNFDFKKVKWDRKKITSVFLIFVTLVLIVIEPAFGTTVELLLVLFFFVLLAGFPMKRLFILGASVLPLLVVLVTQVGYRKKRLEIWLDPYKFRFDEGHQLVTSFRAFFDGGSLGRPVGSGYAHRYLAYSHTDFVMASFVEDFGFLGFLFFLFLVIFLLVRIYFLLLRTKDKLGFFLGSGILILFGFQTILNLFVVTGIVPVTGISLPFLSYGGSSLITIFILFGILANITSKENLVL, translated from the coding sequence ATGCAAATTTTTCGGAACATACAAAACCTCTTTCGTTTTGGGACTTCGAGGTTTGATGGTCCGGTATTGTATGGGATTTTTCTTTTGTTCGGAATGGGCATTGTCATTATGTACAGTGCCTCCGTGATTCCCGCAGAACGTGAATTTTCAGATCCCAATTATTACCTAAACAAGCAGTTGTTATGGGGTGGAATTGGAATATTCACTTTTTTGGTTTTTAGTCAAATTCCTTACCAATTTCTCGTTAGGTGGTCTTTTTTATTTTCTGTTTTAAGTTTGTTACTTTTGATTTCCGTATTCATTCCTGGACTTGGAAAATCTGTTGGGACAAGTTATGGAAGAAGTTTTAACCGTTGGATCCAAATAGGTGGAGTTCAAATCCAACCATCCGAATTTTCTAAAATCAGCATTCTGTTATTTTCTTCTTATTTTTTTTATAACTTTGATTTTAAAAAGGTAAAATGGGACCGGAAGAAAATTACCTCAGTATTTCTTATTTTTGTAACATTAGTTCTCATTGTCATTGAACCGGCATTTGGAACCACAGTCGAACTTCTACTTGTTTTATTTTTTTTCGTCCTGCTTGCAGGTTTTCCCATGAAACGGCTTTTTATTTTGGGTGCCTCTGTTCTACCGCTACTAGTTGTTCTTGTGACACAAGTTGGGTATCGTAAAAAACGTTTAGAAATCTGGCTTGATCCTTATAAATTTCGATTTGATGAAGGGCACCAACTTGTGACTAGTTTTCGTGCCTTTTTTGATGGAGGAAGTTTGGGAAGGCCCGTAGGATCAGGTTACGCCCATCGTTATTTGGCCTATAGTCATACCGATTTTGTGATGGCTTCCTTTGTGGAAGATTTTGGATTTTTAGGATTTTTGTTTTTTCTTTTTCTCGTTATCTTTCTTTTAGTTCGGATCTATTTTTTACTCCTTCGGACAAAAGACAAACTTGGCTTTTTTTTGGGTTCAGGGATTCTGATTCTCTTTGGGTTCCAAACAATTTTGAATTTATTTGTAGTTACCGGAATTGTTCCAGTCACAGGAATCTCCCTTCCGTTTCTTAGTTATGGGGGATCGTCTCTGATCACTATATTCATCCTATTCGGAATTCTTGCCAACATCACAAGTAAGGAGAACCTGGTCTTATGA
- the mraY gene encoding phospho-N-acetylmuramoyl-pentapeptide-transferase: MFQWIYESFGNDYGFLRVFSYVTLRAMMAGLTSMFITFLFGKSLISFLLSLKFRESVRNDGPQSHAAKSGTPTMGGLIMILSLTISTLLWGNLSNLNVLLLLVSAILFAGLGFTDDYMKSVKKIKGGMRARTKFLVTIFFAVSITTLYFYFTGKSNIVATKGTIFTITDLFLPFVKGPVWNLGILAVPFAIIVLIGSSHAVNLTDGLDGLASGTVVIATATFALISYVSGTPSAANYLHIPYLPGSHEYSVFLAGLSGALLGFLWFNCHPAQVFMGDTGSLFLGSTLGLVAIMLKKEILLVILGGIFVAEAVSVILQVGSFKLTGKRIFKMAPLHHHFELSGWSEEKVVIRFWIIGIILAIITLSTLKIQ; the protein is encoded by the coding sequence ATGTTCCAGTGGATTTATGAATCGTTTGGAAACGATTATGGTTTCCTTAGAGTTTTTAGTTATGTAACACTCCGTGCGATGATGGCGGGTCTTACTTCTATGTTTATTACTTTTCTTTTTGGAAAGTCATTGATTTCGTTTCTTCTCTCTTTGAAGTTTCGAGAATCGGTTCGTAACGACGGTCCGCAATCCCATGCTGCCAAATCAGGAACACCTACAATGGGTGGTCTTATTATGATATTATCCCTTACCATCTCAACGCTGTTATGGGGAAATCTTTCCAATCTAAATGTTTTGTTACTTCTTGTGTCAGCCATTCTATTTGCTGGCCTTGGATTTACTGATGATTATATGAAGTCGGTTAAAAAAATCAAAGGGGGAATGCGTGCTCGAACCAAATTTTTAGTTACCATCTTCTTTGCTGTATCCATCACAACTCTTTACTTCTACTTTACGGGAAAATCAAATATCGTTGCAACCAAAGGAACTATATTTACAATTACCGATTTGTTTTTGCCATTTGTCAAAGGCCCGGTTTGGAATTTAGGAATTTTAGCAGTTCCCTTTGCTATCATCGTACTCATTGGAAGTTCTCATGCAGTCAATTTAACGGATGGTTTGGATGGATTAGCTTCCGGCACCGTAGTCATTGCCACAGCAACATTTGCACTTATTTCCTATGTATCAGGAACTCCTTCTGCTGCTAATTATCTCCACATTCCTTACCTTCCTGGTTCTCACGAATACTCTGTATTTCTAGCAGGTCTTTCTGGGGCTTTACTGGGATTTTTATGGTTTAATTGCCATCCTGCCCAAGTGTTTATGGGTGATACTGGATCTCTATTTCTTGGGTCCACACTTGGACTTGTTGCTATTATGCTCAAAAAAGAAATCCTTCTTGTCATCCTCGGAGGTATATTTGTGGCTGAGGCAGTGAGCGTGATTTTACAAGTAGGATCCTTTAAACTGACAGGGAAACGTATTTTTAAAATGGCACCTTTGCACCATCATTTTGAATTGTCAGGTTGGTCGGAAGAAAAGGTTGTGATTCGATTTTGGATCATTGGAATCATTCTTGCCATCATTACCTTATCTACACTGAAAATCCAATAA
- a CDS encoding UDP-N-acetylmuramoyl-L-alanyl-D-glutamate--2,6-diaminopimelate ligase, producing MKVSEIIKRIPELKLIKGESSTEVAYIWADSRKLEARDIFVLPEENTEKQEAFLKMALAKGSEVVLISKRDVKLKTLESFPVVLETEEAVGEAHGKTACLLAGNPAKKMKLVAITGTNGKTSLTFILFHLARKVGKNAALIGTVQIQIMDRVLESGYTTPDASSLNLLLKQMLDEGIEYVFMEMSSHGLKLGRVAGLEITCAGFTNLTQDHLDFHTSMEDYFESKFKIFQLLEQSSVKNKFGLVASDVSFGEKMVKRIAEAKFKSPIYLLGKSGEFNYSNTKLSLLGSEYRFHKKAKNLPFIEVRKIRTNLLGNFNVFNTSFALAVAYELGFPWEEVISCLEKIPTVPGRFHVVPFPDRSRIAVVDYAHTPDALENILKSCVEIAPKQIICLFGCGGDRDRTKRPQMAKIAENLADLVILTSDNPRTESPEVILDEIESGFSRGFQRYEKIVDRRMAIKRAVSLLERDGILVVAGKGHETYQIIGKEKTKFIDFEEIENAFQNLELGR from the coding sequence ATGAAAGTATCAGAAATTATCAAACGAATCCCTGAATTGAAACTAATCAAAGGAGAAAGTTCAACTGAAGTAGCTTATATTTGGGCTGATAGCCGAAAATTAGAAGCCAGGGATATCTTCGTTTTGCCGGAAGAAAACACAGAAAAACAAGAGGCATTTTTAAAAATGGCTCTTGCAAAAGGATCTGAAGTTGTTCTTATTTCTAAACGTGATGTTAAATTAAAAACTTTAGAATCCTTTCCGGTGGTCCTTGAAACGGAAGAAGCCGTGGGCGAGGCCCATGGGAAAACTGCATGTTTGCTTGCAGGGAACCCAGCCAAAAAAATGAAACTTGTGGCCATCACTGGAACCAATGGAAAAACTTCGTTAACATTCATCCTTTTTCACCTAGCAAGGAAAGTTGGGAAAAATGCTGCCCTGATTGGAACTGTTCAAATTCAAATTATGGATCGAGTTTTAGAATCGGGATATACAACTCCAGATGCTTCTTCATTAAATCTACTTCTTAAACAGATGTTAGATGAAGGCATTGAATATGTTTTTATGGAAATGAGTAGCCATGGATTAAAACTGGGGCGTGTAGCAGGTCTTGAAATTACTTGCGCTGGATTTACAAATTTAACACAGGATCATTTGGATTTTCATACTTCTATGGAAGATTATTTTGAAAGTAAATTTAAAATCTTTCAACTTTTGGAACAATCCTCTGTAAAAAATAAATTTGGTCTCGTTGCTTCAGATGTTTCCTTTGGGGAAAAGATGGTAAAACGAATTGCGGAAGCAAAATTCAAATCCCCAATTTATTTACTTGGAAAATCTGGGGAATTTAATTATTCGAATACAAAACTTTCTCTACTTGGAAGTGAATATCGCTTTCATAAAAAAGCAAAAAACCTTCCTTTTATTGAAGTTCGTAAAATTCGAACAAACCTACTTGGAAATTTTAATGTATTCAATACATCATTTGCGTTAGCAGTTGCTTACGAGTTAGGTTTTCCTTGGGAAGAAGTAATTTCCTGTCTTGAAAAAATTCCAACTGTTCCTGGACGATTCCATGTGGTTCCATTTCCAGATAGATCAAGAATTGCCGTTGTGGATTATGCCCATACACCCGATGCTTTAGAAAACATTTTAAAAAGCTGCGTGGAAATTGCGCCCAAACAAATCATTTGTTTATTTGGATGTGGAGGGGATAGAGACCGCACCAAACGTCCGCAAATGGCAAAGATCGCTGAGAATCTAGCTGATTTAGTCATTCTTACCTCAGACAATCCGAGGACGGAGTCGCCAGAGGTTATTTTAGACGAAATTGAATCTGGGTTCTCCCGTGGGTTCCAGAGATATGAAAAAATCGTCGACCGACGAATGGCAATCAAACGAGCCGTGAGTTTACTGGAACGGGATGGAATTTTGGTCGTAGCCGGAAAAGGTCATGAAACATACCAAATCATCGGAAAAGAAAAAACAAAATTTATCGATTTTGAAGAAATAGAGAATGCTTTTCAAAACTTAGAATTAGGTCGATAG
- the rsmH gene encoding 16S rRNA (cytosine(1402)-N(4))-methyltransferase RsmH, with product MSESPHIPVLPREVIDLLQKSEVTEPQWFLDGTAGEGGHSKLILQTFPNAKLILIDRDAVMLERAKKEIQSVIGSLDRVHSFQMNFSEVDKELLESLDCPGLDGALVDLGVSLFHFLHSGRGFTFKNEEPLDMRLEPQVGRKTAADIINYSTVLHLKKVFWEYGEERWALKIANNIVQSRHKKKFQTNTDLVKLVEASIPRKFWPKESHPATKIFQALRIEVNEELLHAEKGIRNLAECLKVGGVLACISFHSLEDRIVKWTFRDLKASEHFEILTKKPILPTDTEIKENRASRSAKLRGLQRISPILNKRWER from the coding sequence GTGTCAGAATCGCCTCATATTCCCGTACTTCCAAGAGAAGTCATTGATTTGCTACAAAAATCGGAAGTCACCGAACCCCAGTGGTTCTTAGATGGGACTGCTGGTGAAGGTGGTCATTCCAAACTCATTCTACAAACCTTCCCAAATGCAAAGCTCATCCTGATTGATCGAGATGCTGTCATGTTGGAAAGGGCAAAAAAAGAAATTCAATCTGTCATTGGTTCTCTTGACCGTGTTCATTCCTTTCAAATGAATTTTTCTGAAGTGGATAAGGAACTTTTGGAATCTTTAGATTGCCCCGGTCTCGACGGAGCCTTGGTTGACTTAGGTGTCTCTCTTTTCCATTTTCTACATTCAGGACGTGGATTTACTTTTAAAAATGAAGAACCTTTGGACATGAGGCTCGAACCGCAAGTGGGCAGGAAAACTGCCGCCGACATTATCAATTATAGCACAGTTTTACACTTAAAAAAAGTGTTTTGGGAATATGGGGAAGAACGTTGGGCATTAAAAATAGCAAATAACATTGTACAGTCGAGACACAAAAAAAAATTTCAAACCAATACCGACCTGGTAAAGCTTGTGGAGGCTTCCATCCCAAGAAAGTTCTGGCCAAAAGAATCACATCCAGCCACAAAAATCTTTCAGGCTTTGCGGATTGAAGTCAACGAAGAACTGTTACATGCAGAAAAAGGAATTCGTAACCTTGCCGAGTGTTTGAAAGTGGGTGGCGTACTCGCATGTATTTCCTTCCACTCATTAGAAGACAGAATTGTCAAATGGACCTTCCGCGACCTAAAGGCATCCGAACATTTTGAAATTCTAACCAAAAAACCAATTTTACCAACCGATACGGAAATCAAAGAAAATCGGGCATCCAGATCGGCAAAATTAAGAGGTCTTCAAAGAATAAGTCCGATATTAAATAAGAGATGGGAACGATGA
- a CDS encoding HIT family protein, with protein MSSYEEHSLRKNLFSIGKLGYAKGDRPNVDCILCGVRDKNEIVPNLTIAETELSIVSVNLFPYNPGHIIIFPKRHIIHYLELTEEEALDIHRLTQKTMRILEKQWKVQGFNIGYNLGKNSGGSIPHIHEHIVPRFPNEAGFLDVLSNTRIVIYEPYQMWEDLKKIWANEPEIV; from the coding sequence ATGAGTTCCTATGAAGAACATTCTCTTAGAAAAAACCTGTTCAGCATAGGGAAATTGGGTTATGCCAAAGGGGACAGACCCAATGTGGATTGTATCCTTTGTGGGGTCCGAGACAAAAACGAAATTGTTCCCAACCTGACCATTGCCGAAACCGAACTTTCCATTGTTTCGGTGAATCTTTTTCCTTACAATCCAGGCCATATCATTATCTTTCCCAAACGTCATATCATCCACTACTTAGAACTTACGGAAGAAGAAGCATTGGACATCCATAGGTTGACCCAAAAAACGATGCGAATTTTGGAAAAACAATGGAAGGTGCAAGGGTTTAATATTGGTTATAATTTAGGAAAAAATAGTGGTGGGTCCATCCCTCATATCCATGAACACATTGTGCCCAGATTTCCCAATGAGGCAGGTTTTTTAGATGTACTTTCCAATACTCGGATTGTCATCTATGAACCCTACCAAATGTGGGAAGATCTAAAAAAGATTTGGGCCAATGAACCAGAGATTGTTTAG
- a CDS encoding CheR family methyltransferase: MDFRTSLNTIGDAEFEFIKNLVYKQAGIFLAPHKKIMVQSRLNARLRTLGITSFENYVAKLKLDPKFATEEMQELINRITTNKTDFFRENHHFEFLKNQYFPALEQAVATGGPKSLRIWCSASSTGEEPYSIAITVYDYFHTKPGWNCKIYASDIDTQVIATAKKGVYRDDRLEPVSEAVKIKHFNKIIEKDHVYYEAKPHLKALIDFRQINLLHFPFPITDKLDLIFCRNVVIYFDKQTQKTLFQNFEASLKPKGYLILGHSETMFGISDSFKFLGHTIYQKKD; encoded by the coding sequence TTGGACTTTCGAACATCTTTAAACACAATCGGTGATGCCGAATTTGAATTCATTAAAAATTTAGTGTACAAACAAGCTGGGATTTTTTTAGCTCCGCATAAAAAAATCATGGTCCAGTCCAGACTCAATGCAAGGCTCCGTACCTTAGGGATTACTAGTTTTGAAAACTATGTAGCAAAACTAAAATTAGATCCTAAGTTTGCTACGGAAGAAATGCAGGAGCTAATCAACCGGATTACCACTAACAAAACCGATTTTTTTCGCGAAAACCATCATTTTGAATTTTTAAAGAACCAATACTTTCCTGCTTTAGAACAAGCAGTCGCCACTGGTGGTCCCAAATCACTTCGGATTTGGTGTTCTGCGTCTTCCACTGGAGAAGAACCCTATTCCATTGCCATCACTGTTTATGACTACTTCCACACAAAACCTGGTTGGAATTGTAAAATTTACGCATCAGATATTGATACCCAAGTGATTGCCACTGCAAAAAAAGGAGTGTATCGGGATGATCGTCTCGAACCAGTTTCAGAGGCAGTGAAAATCAAACATTTCAATAAAATCATTGAAAAAGACCATGTTTATTATGAAGCAAAACCTCACCTAAAGGCTTTGATTGATTTTAGACAAATCAATCTTTTGCATTTCCCATTTCCGATCACAGACAAATTGGATTTAATCTTTTGTAGAAATGTGGTCATTTACTTTGACAAACAAACCCAAAAAACTTTGTTCCAAAACTTTGAAGCCAGTTTGAAACCAAAAGGATATTTGATTCTTGGTCACTCGGAAACTATGTTTGGAATTTCGGATAGTTTTAAATTTTTAGGACATACCATCTACCAGAAGAAAGACTAA
- a CDS encoding menaquinone biosynthetic enzyme MqnA/MqnD family protein — MKIGIVKHLNARPLTLYFERTSGYLPLYENPSVLIELLKQGELDCALVSSIECERNHETLDYTKVVGVCARDVVRSVLFFRHEKDTGMPQVVYTDKGSRSSVALLQCLLYREFGKIVEVVPTPASEISQMMLDGIGSHLLFGDHALLQTPVPGYQVVDLAEWWNRSTGLYFCFAFWAFPKGKVWDDRLFLTALEYGLKELDSIIKEEKRLPIAVTDRYLKQELHYIPEQKNLDGFDLFIKTAKELNLV, encoded by the coding sequence ATGAAAATTGGCATTGTAAAACACCTGAATGCCCGCCCCCTAACCCTGTATTTTGAAAGAACTTCCGGATATTTACCATTGTATGAGAACCCGAGTGTTCTCATCGAACTTCTGAAACAAGGAGAATTGGACTGTGCCCTCGTTTCGTCTATCGAATGTGAAAGAAACCACGAAACCTTGGATTATACGAAAGTTGTGGGAGTTTGCGCAAGAGATGTCGTTCGTTCTGTTCTCTTCTTCCGGCACGAAAAAGATACCGGAATGCCCCAGGTTGTTTATACAGACAAGGGGTCTAGGTCGAGTGTGGCCCTATTACAATGTTTACTCTATCGTGAGTTTGGAAAAATTGTGGAGGTAGTTCCCACCCCAGCTTCTGAGATCTCGCAAATGATGTTAGATGGGATTGGGTCTCACCTTTTGTTTGGAGACCATGCCTTATTACAAACTCCAGTTCCTGGATACCAAGTTGTGGATCTTGCGGAATGGTGGAACAGGTCAACCGGACTTTATTTCTGTTTTGCTTTTTGGGCCTTCCCCAAAGGAAAGGTTTGGGATGACAGACTTTTTTTAACCGCTTTGGAATACGGGCTAAAAGAATTGGACTCCATCATCAAAGAAGAAAAACGATTGCCGATTGCGGTGACAGATCGTTATCTCAAACAAGAATTACACTATATACCAGAACAGAAAAATTTAGATGGTTTTGATTTGTTTATCAAAACTGCCAAAGAGTTAAATCTCGTTTAG